From a single Phaenicophaeus curvirostris isolate KB17595 chromosome 8, BPBGC_Pcur_1.0, whole genome shotgun sequence genomic region:
- the PDC gene encoding phosducin — MEENANTSFEEDFEGQATHTGPKGVINDWRKFKLESKDLDSLPLSKKEILRQMSSPHRSFSKDDKDTRERFCRKMSMQEYELIHDEQEDESCLQKYRKRCMQDMHQRLSFGPKYGYLCELQNGEQFLEAIEKERKTTTVIVHIYEDGIKGCDALNNSLTCLAAEYTTVKFCKIKASNTGAGDRFSNDVLPTLLVYKGGELLSNFISISEQFNEEFFAVDVESFLNEYGLLPERELPALGNGNTDEQDVE; from the exons atggaagaaaatgccAACACCAGCTTTGAAGAAGATTTTGAAGGACAGGCAACACACACAG GGCCCAAAGGCGTGATCAATGACTGGAGGAAGTTTAAATTAGAAAGCAAAGACCTAGACTCCTTACCCTTgagcaagaaagaaattttgaGACAAATGTCTTCACCCCACAGATCTTTCAGTAAAGATGATAAAGACACCAGAGAGAGATTCTGTCGCAAg ATGAGCATGCAGGAGTATGAATTAATTCATGATGAGCAAGAAGATGAAAGCTGTTTACAAAAATACCGCAAACGCTGCATGCAGGATATGCACCAGCGGCTGAGCTTTGGGCCGAAATACGGTTATCTGTGCGAGCTGCAAAACGGGGAACAGTTCCTGGAGGCCATCGAGAAAGAACGTAAAACTACCACCGTCATCGTCCACATTTACGAAGATGGCATCAAGGGCTGCGATGCTCTCAACAACAGCTTGACCTGCCTGGCGGCTGAGTACACCACTGTGAAGTTCTGCAAGATCAAGGCTTCCAACACGGGGGCCGGAGACCGCTTCTCAAACGACGTGCTTCCCACCCTACTTGTCTATAAGGGGGGGGAGCTCCTGAGCAACTTCATAAGCATTTCTGAACAGTTCAATGAGGAGTTTTTTGCTGTGGATGTGGAGTCTTTCCTAAATGAGTATGGGCTGCTACCGGAAAGGGAGCTTCCAGCACTGGGAAATGGCAACACAGATGAGCAAGATGTTGAATAA